In Bradyrhizobium sp. 170, the DNA window ATGCGCGCGGGGATCGCTGCAATGGAGCTGCTAGACGCTGCGGCCTTTGCGCGGCTTGATGCGATGGGCGAGACGGTTCGCTCCGGCATCGACGCTGCGTTCAAGCGCCACGGCGTGCCCGGCGGTACGGTGGGCTTAGGCTCGCTACTGAAGATTCACTTTGTCGACCGACCGGTCCGCGATTATCGTTCGGCCTATTTGAGCGAGGAGGAGGCGCGGCGTCAGGCGGTTTTCAATCGCGCATTTCTCAATTGCGGCGTGCTGGCGGCGGGCAACGGGTTGATGGCATTGTCGACCCCGATGACGGATGCCGACATACATGCGATCATCGACGCGGCATCGGGCGCGCTTGAAGAAGTCGCAGGCACGCTGTGACCAACGATATTGTGCAGGATTGAGCGACTTGTCCGCCGTGGCTCGAAGAGCGAAGGCGGATACCCATCATCGCCAGCGCATGATAGTGATGGGTTTCGCAAGGGCTCTGCCCATCCTACGAAACGAATAACAACGGCACCGAATGTCCGCCAAGATCGATCCCATCACGCGCTCCGTCGTCCAGCACCGCCTCAGTTCGATCGTGAAAGAGATGGGCGAAGCCATGCTTCGCACCTCCTATTCGCAGATCCTCAATTCCAGCCGCGATTTTTCGCTGGCGATCTGCGACACCGGCGGAAGGCTGATCGCGCAGGCCGATCATCTGCCGGTTCATGTCGGCGCGCTGCCATGGGCGACGCTCGCGGTCGAGGAACGGTTCAAGGATGTCAAGTCGGGCGACGTCATCCTGCTCAACGATCCCTATCACGGCGGCAGCCATCTGCCTGATCTCACCGCCTTCGTCCCGGTCTTCGCCGGCGGCAAGCGTCTGCTCTGGACCATCGTGCGCGCGCATCAGAGCGATATCGGCGGCGCCACCCATGGCGCCTATAATCCCGCCGCCACCGAGATCTATCAGGAAGGCCTGCGCGTCCCGCCGATCAAGCTCTATGAAGCCGGCAAGCTGCGCGACGACCTGCTCGATCTCCTGGCGCTGAACATTCGCAACCCCCGCGAATTCCGCGGCGACCTCGCCGCAATGCTCGGCGCGGCCCATCTCGGCGAGCGGCGGCTGTCGCGGCTGTTTGCCGAGTTCGGCTCGCCTGTCGTCGAAGCGGCGGTCGAAGCGATCCTCGACGCGACGGAGCAGCAGACGAGGGCTGTCGTTTCGACCTGGAAGGACGGCGTCTTCCACGGCGAGGCGTTTCTCGACGATGACGGCCATGGCCGCACCGACATCCGCATCGCCGCCAAGGTGACCAAGAAGGGCAGCGACGTCGAGATCGACCTGTCCGACTCCGACCCGCAATCCACCAGCTTTGTGAACTCCTCGCACGCCAATATGCAGGCGGCGGTGGCGATGGCGTTTGCCTATCTGATCGACGCCGAGATCCCAAAAAACACGGGCGCGCTGCGACCGCTGAAGGTCGTTGCAAAACAGGGCACGGTGGTGTGGGCTGATCCGGGCCGGCCGGTAACGCTGTGCACCAGCCATCCCTCGAATGAAATCGTGGAAGCCATCGTGAAGGCGCTGTCGGCGTCGTGCCCGGAGCGCGCGATGGCGGGCTGGAGCCGGAGGTTCCGGATCGCGATCCAGGGCGAGGACCCGCGCACCGGAAAAAACTTCATCTGGCACCTGTTCCAGGCGCGTCCCGGCGGCGGCGCATCGTCAGGCGGCGACGGCTGGTCGTCGATCGGCGAATGGCACTCCGTCGGCGGGCTGAAGTTCGGCAGTCTCGAAGTCGCCGAAGTGCGCTTTCCCCTGCATTTCCGCACGCATGAATTCCGCCCCGGCTCGGGCGGCGACGGCCAGCATCGCGGCGGCCTCGGGGTCTCTCTCGATCTGGTGCTGGAAACCCAGAAGATCGCAAAAGGAAACACCGCAGGCGATGGCGCGCGGCATGGCCCCTGCGGCATGCTCGGCGGCGAGGACGGCAAGCCGCATCACTATCGCTTGTTGTCCGAAGGCCGCGAGCCGCGCGTGTTGCGCACGAAGGAAGTCGGCATCGAGCTGCGCCCTGGCGATTGTCTCGAGATACGCTCCTCCGGTGGTGGCGGCTGGGGACCGCCTGCAAAACGATCGGCCGAGGCGCGCCGGCGCGACCGCGAGCAGGGCCTGACGGACGCCGCAGCGGAGCAGGCGTCCTCATGATGTTCAGGATAGGCGTTGACGTCGGCGGAACCTACACCGATCTCGTGGCCACCGATGAGAGCGGGCGAACGGTATTCGCGAAATCGCCATCGACCCCGGCGGATCAGTCGCTCGGCGTGATGGCAGGGCTCGATGAACTGGCGCGGCGCTTGAACGTCACGCGCGCGGAAATGCTCACGGCGACTGACCGGCTGGTTCATGGCACCACGGTCGCGACCAACGCGCTGCTGGAGCGCAAGGGCGCAAAAGTCGCGCTGCTCACCACGGAAGGCCATCGTGACGTCATCGAGATGCGCGAGGGTCTCAAGCCCGATCGCTATGACCTGCGCTCGCCGCCGCCGGAGCCCTTGGCGCCGCGCGAACGGCGTTTTGGTGTCAATGAGCGGCTGAAGGCCAGCGGCGACGTGCTGATTCCGCTGGATGCGAAATCGCTCGACGACGCGATTGCCGCCATCAAGCAGTCAGGCGCGACCTCGGTCGCCGTGTGTTTTCTGCATTCCTATCTCAATCCCGTGCATGAACTCGCCGCCGTTGAGCGGCTGACGCAGGCGCTGCCCGGCATCAGCATCTCGCGCTCCAGCGATGTGCTGCCGCAGATCAAGGAATATGAGCGTGTCTCGACCACGATCGTGAATGCCTATGTCGAGCCGATCGTGCGCCGCTATCTGAAAAATCTCGAAATGCGGCTCGCCGAGGCCGGGTTCAAGGGCAGCCTCTTTGTGGTGCTGTCGCATGGCGGCATGGCGCCCGTCGAGGAAGCCTCGCGGCTCGCCGCAGGCACCGTATTGTCCGGACCCGCCGGCGGCATGTCCGGCGGAAGGCGCTGTTCTGAGCTCGTCGGTATTCCCGATCTGGTGCCATTCGACATGGGCGGCACCTCTACCGACATCTCGCTGATCTCAGGCGGGCAGGCGTCCTTGTCCGCCGACGGGATGCTGGCCGGCCAGCGCATCGCGCTGCGCAGCCTCGATATCGCGAGCATCGCGGCGGGCGGCGGTTCGATCGCCAGCGTCGATGCCAGCCGCACGTTGCGGGTGGGGCCGGAAAGCGCGGGCTCGCTGCCGGGCCCGGCCTGCTACGGCAATGGCGGGCTGGCCGCGACCGTCACGGACGCCAATGTTGTGCTCGGCTATCTCGATGCGGCCGCCTTCATGGGCGGAAAACGCCCGCTCGATCGCGCAGCGTCGGAAGCCGCCGTCGACCGCATCGCGAAGTCCATGGAGCTGTCACGCGTGGAAGCCGCCGCCGGCATCTATCGCATGATCAATCTGAACATGGCCGACGGCATCCGCCTGATGACGCTGCGCCGTGGCGTCGATCCCCGAAAGTTCGCGCTGCTGAGTTTTGGCGGCGCCGCAGGCCTGCACGCGGCGGAAGTCGCGCGGGAACTCGAAATCAAGCGCATCGTCGTGCCGACGGTGGCCTCGGTGCTGTCGGCCTGGGGCATGCTGACCAGCGATCTCCGCTACGAAGTCAGCCGCACGCATTATGGCGCTAGCGCCCGCATCACCGCCGATGAAGTGCGCGAGCTCTTTGCCGGACTGGAGCAGCAGGCCGCCGGCCGGCTGCGCTCATGGTTCAACGGAAAGATTGCAATCGAACGCTCCGCCGAGATGCGCTACGGCGAGCAGATCTTTGAAATCGACGTCTCGCTCGACGGCCTCGACTGGAACGCCGCCAACCTGGTGGATCAGATCGAAGACCGTTTTCACGTCAGGCACGAGGAATTATACACCTACGCCTCGCGCGGCCAGGAAGTGGTCTTCGTCAACGCGCGCGTGGCAGCCGTCGGCGAAGTCGCGCGGCAGGACGAGGGCGCGCGGGAGGCCGCGGCGTCGAGCGTTTGTTTGCCACGCAGCCGGCGGCAGGCCTTCTTCGGCGACTGGAGCGAAGTTTCGGTCTATTCGCTCGACGAACTGCGGCCCGGCCATGCCCTGACTGGTCCCGCGATCATCGAGGCCGAGACCACGACGGTACTGATCGACACCGGCGATCGGGTCACGGTCAACGCGCTGGGCTGGCTGGATATCGCGCTGCGCTGATGCGATGAAGCTCGTAGGGTGGGCAAAGCGAAGCGTGCCCACCATTTTCCGTCAACGCTGACCGATGGTGGGCACGGCGCTAAGCGCCTTTGCCCACCCTACGCGGCCAACATTTGATTTCAATAACCCGATTTTGCACGCTATCATCGCGGCCGCTGGGTGGCGTCACAAGCTCCCGCGAGCTTGGCGTTCGAGGCCGCGCTGATGAAAACAAGAATAAAATGGCTGCTACCAGCCTTCTTCGTCGTATTGTTGTTGGCCTCGATTTCGGCCGCCCTGCAGCCAGGCCAAGCTGCCGGCGTGACCGACACTGAAATCCGCATCGGCAACATCATGCCCTATACCGGGCCGCTGGCCGCGTTCGCTTCGATCGGCAGGGCGGAGGCCGCCTATTTCGACATGATCAACGAGCGCGGCGGGATCAATGGGCGCAAGATCAGGTTCATCTCCCGCGACGACAGCTCAAATCCGAGAACGGCGGTCGAGCACACAAGTGAACTGGTCGAGCAGGAGCGCGTGCACCTGATGTTCGGATCGTTCGGCACGCCGAGCAATCTGGCGACGCGAACCTATCTCAACGAGCGGAGTATCCCGCAGCTCTTTGTCGCTTCCGGCGACGAGGAGTGGGCGCACCCGAAGCGATTTCCGTGGACGATGGGCTGGCAGCCGACCTTCCGCGCCGAGGGTCGGATTTATGCCAACTACATCCAGGCCGCCTATCCGAGCAAGAAGATCGCCGTGCTGTGGCAGAACGATCAGTTCGGCCGCGATCTGTTCCGGGGATTGCAGGAGGGGCTCGGCCTCACCGCCAACATGATCGTGGCCGACATCGCCATCGATGCAGACATGTCCATCGATGCCCAGGTTGACATCCTCAAGAACTCCGGTGCTGAAGTGCTCGTGCTCAATTGCGCGCCGCCGATCTCGGCGCGTGCCATCCGCAGGGCGGCCGAGCTGGATTGGCATCCCGTCCTGCTGCTGGTCAATGCGGCGGCTTCGATCGCCAACGCGCTGAGGCCGGCGGGGCTTCAGAACGCCGTCGGCGTGATCTCTACCTCGTTCCTGAAGGACGCCAGCGACGCCGCCTGGAAGGAAGACCCCGCCATCAAGGGGTGGCTCGCGTTCATGGACAAGTATTATCCCGACGGCGACAAGGACGATAGCTACGCCATCTTCGGCTACGCGGCCGCCGAAACCCTGGTCCAGGTATTGACCCAGTGCGGCGACGACCTGTCGCGCGAGAACATCATGCGGCAGGCGGCGTCGCTGAGGAATTACCAGAGTCCGGTCGCGCTGCCGGGAATTGCGATCAACACCGGGCCGGCCGATTTCCACCCGATCGAACAGATGCGGCTGGTGCAATTCGACGGCAATTCCTGGCAGCCGATCGGCGACGTGATCGAGAGCGCGTTCGCGAGCCGGCCGAATGATAATTGAGAGTGTAGGGTGTAGGGTGGGCAAAGCGCAGCGTGCCCACCATCGATCCACACGCATTGTCAGGAATGGTGGGCACGCTTCGCTTTGCCCACCCTACGAAGTCTTCGTGCGGCCGCACACCTACTTCTTCTGCCCGTAATTCAACAGCCCGCCCTTGCTCTTCGGCGGATGGGCGCGTAGGCCTTCCTCGTTGGGTTCGGTGCCCCAGCCCGGGCGGTCCGGCATCACCAGATGACCATCGACGATCTCGGGCACGTGCGTGAACAGTTCGTGGTCCCACGCCAGGCGATCGATGTCGATTTCCATGATGCGCAAATTCGGCACGGCAGCGGAGAAATGCGCGTTCTGCATGGTGCAGAGGTGGCCGTAGAAATTATGCGGGGCGACGTTGACCTCGAAGTGCTCGGCGGCTGCGGCGATCTTCATTGATTGCCATATCCCGTTCCAGGGCGTGTCGATGATGGCGACATCCATCGCCTGTTCGTTGAAGTAGGGCAGGAATTCGCGCAGGCCCAGCAGCGTCTCGCAGGATGAGACCGGGTGCGGGCTCTGGCGGCGGATGTAGCCCAGCGCCTGCGGATTAAAAGTGTCGATCTCCACCCAGAACAAATCCATGTCCTTGATGGCGCGGAGAATCTTGAGGTAGCCTTCCGTCTTGGCGTTGAAGTTGAGGTCGAGCAGCAAATCGACATCGGGACCGGCGCCGTCGCGGATCGCTTCCAGATGCATGCAGAGGTTTCGCAGCACCTTGCGATCGACGTTGATCTCGGGCTCGAACGGCGAGCCGAAGCCCGGCCGCCAGCCCTGCGGCTTGCCGTCGGTGTAGACGAAGATGTTGGTCTTCATCGCCGTAAAGCCTTTTTCGCGCACCTCGCGGCCGATTCCTTTCACGCCGTCGAGATCGGTAATCGCCGGCTTGAACCAGTCGGGGTGATTGATGCGCCAGGTCGCGCAGTGCGACCAGTAGACCCGGATGCGGTCGCGTATCTTGCCGCCGAGCAGCTCGTAGCAGGGCACGCCCAGCGCCTTTGCCTTGACGTCGAGCAGCGCGTTCTCGATGGCGCCAAGCGCCAGCGCCACCACGCCGCCGGCGGCCGGCCGCGTTGCGGCAAACAGTTCGGCGTAAATCCGCTCATGCTGGAAGGCGTTCTTGCCGATAATGCGCGCCGCGAGGCGCTCGATCGCCGCGGTCACGCCGGGTGCGCCAAAGCCCTCATCGTACTCGCTCCAGCCGACGATGCCGTCTTCGGTCATGATCTTGACGAAGTGGTAGTTCCGCCAGCCGG includes these proteins:
- a CDS encoding hydantoinase B/oxoprolinase family protein, with translation MSAKIDPITRSVVQHRLSSIVKEMGEAMLRTSYSQILNSSRDFSLAICDTGGRLIAQADHLPVHVGALPWATLAVEERFKDVKSGDVILLNDPYHGGSHLPDLTAFVPVFAGGKRLLWTIVRAHQSDIGGATHGAYNPAATEIYQEGLRVPPIKLYEAGKLRDDLLDLLALNIRNPREFRGDLAAMLGAAHLGERRLSRLFAEFGSPVVEAAVEAILDATEQQTRAVVSTWKDGVFHGEAFLDDDGHGRTDIRIAAKVTKKGSDVEIDLSDSDPQSTSFVNSSHANMQAAVAMAFAYLIDAEIPKNTGALRPLKVVAKQGTVVWADPGRPVTLCTSHPSNEIVEAIVKALSASCPERAMAGWSRRFRIAIQGEDPRTGKNFIWHLFQARPGGGASSGGDGWSSIGEWHSVGGLKFGSLEVAEVRFPLHFRTHEFRPGSGGDGQHRGGLGVSLDLVLETQKIAKGNTAGDGARHGPCGMLGGEDGKPHHYRLLSEGREPRVLRTKEVGIELRPGDCLEIRSSGGGGWGPPAKRSAEARRRDREQGLTDAAAEQASS
- a CDS encoding hydantoinase/oxoprolinase family protein; the protein is MMFRIGVDVGGTYTDLVATDESGRTVFAKSPSTPADQSLGVMAGLDELARRLNVTRAEMLTATDRLVHGTTVATNALLERKGAKVALLTTEGHRDVIEMREGLKPDRYDLRSPPPEPLAPRERRFGVNERLKASGDVLIPLDAKSLDDAIAAIKQSGATSVAVCFLHSYLNPVHELAAVERLTQALPGISISRSSDVLPQIKEYERVSTTIVNAYVEPIVRRYLKNLEMRLAEAGFKGSLFVVLSHGGMAPVEEASRLAAGTVLSGPAGGMSGGRRCSELVGIPDLVPFDMGGTSTDISLISGGQASLSADGMLAGQRIALRSLDIASIAAGGGSIASVDASRTLRVGPESAGSLPGPACYGNGGLAATVTDANVVLGYLDAAAFMGGKRPLDRAASEAAVDRIAKSMELSRVEAAAGIYRMINLNMADGIRLMTLRRGVDPRKFALLSFGGAAGLHAAEVARELEIKRIVVPTVASVLSAWGMLTSDLRYEVSRTHYGASARITADEVRELFAGLEQQAAGRLRSWFNGKIAIERSAEMRYGEQIFEIDVSLDGLDWNAANLVDQIEDRFHVRHEELYTYASRGQEVVFVNARVAAVGEVARQDEGAREAAASSVCLPRSRRQAFFGDWSEVSVYSLDELRPGHALTGPAIIEAETTTVLIDTGDRVTVNALGWLDIALR
- a CDS encoding ABC transporter substrate-binding protein, coding for MKTRIKWLLPAFFVVLLLASISAALQPGQAAGVTDTEIRIGNIMPYTGPLAAFASIGRAEAAYFDMINERGGINGRKIRFISRDDSSNPRTAVEHTSELVEQERVHLMFGSFGTPSNLATRTYLNERSIPQLFVASGDEEWAHPKRFPWTMGWQPTFRAEGRIYANYIQAAYPSKKIAVLWQNDQFGRDLFRGLQEGLGLTANMIVADIAIDADMSIDAQVDILKNSGAEVLVLNCAPPISARAIRRAAELDWHPVLLLVNAAASIANALRPAGLQNAVGVISTSFLKDASDAAWKEDPAIKGWLAFMDKYYPDGDKDDSYAIFGYAAAETLVQVLTQCGDDLSRENIMRQAASLRNYQSPVALPGIAINTGPADFHPIEQMRLVQFDGNSWQPIGDVIESAFASRPNDN
- a CDS encoding mandelate racemase/muconate lactonizing enzyme family protein, producing MKKATQVRSVETLACDAGWRNYHFVKIMTEDGIVGWSEYDEGFGAPGVTAAIERLAARIIGKNAFQHERIYAELFAATRPAAGGVVALALGAIENALLDVKAKALGVPCYELLGGKIRDRIRVYWSHCATWRINHPDWFKPAITDLDGVKGIGREVREKGFTAMKTNIFVYTDGKPQGWRPGFGSPFEPEINVDRKVLRNLCMHLEAIRDGAGPDVDLLLDLNFNAKTEGYLKILRAIKDMDLFWVEIDTFNPQALGYIRRQSPHPVSSCETLLGLREFLPYFNEQAMDVAIIDTPWNGIWQSMKIAAAAEHFEVNVAPHNFYGHLCTMQNAHFSAAVPNLRIMEIDIDRLAWDHELFTHVPEIVDGHLVMPDRPGWGTEPNEEGLRAHPPKSKGGLLNYGQKK